A stretch of Faecalibacterium duncaniae DNA encodes these proteins:
- the htpG gene encoding molecular chaperone HtpG: protein MAKKEFQAESKKLMDMMINSIYTNKEIFLRELISNASDAIDKLYYKSLTDPSVGMNKGDFRILLTRDKDNRLLTVSDNGIGMTKEELEQNLGTIAHSGSLDFKKDNKDENIDIIGQFGVGFYSAFMVADKVTVISKAYGADEAWQWESSGADGYELTPAEKDTAGTDIILHIKDSTDTDNYENFLDEYGIVAIVKKYSDYVRYPIQMEREKSRQKPEPDPKPEDYKPEWETYTELETLNSMVPIWKKQKSEVTDEEYASFYKDKFNDYSDPARVIVSRTEGTANYNALLFVPSHRPYDFYTKEYEKGLALYASGVLIMEKCADLLPDYFSFVKGIVDSQDLSLNISREMLQKDNQLKLIHNALEKKIKNELHSMLVNDREKYEAFWKEFGRQIKFGAYSDYGMHAELLRDLLLFWSAKEQKMVTLQEYVDKMPAEQKFIYFAAGDSTDRLAKLPAAELVLDKGYDVLLLTEDVDEFCLQIMRSYPRKDAEGKDGTVEFKNVNSGDLGLETEDEKKAAEDATAENKPLFDAMKDALDGKVKEVKVSTRLKDHPVCLSADGPLSIEMEKVLSKQPGSEGVKSDKVLELNINHPVFAVLKAAQEAGDTDKVKKYSSLLYAQAQLIEGLPVDDPAAYAEAVCSLMK, encoded by the coding sequence ATGGCGAAGAAAGAATTTCAGGCTGAAAGCAAAAAGCTGATGGACATGATGATCAACTCCATCTACACCAACAAGGAGATCTTCCTCCGTGAGCTGATCTCCAACGCTTCGGATGCCATCGACAAACTTTATTATAAGAGCCTGACCGATCCTTCCGTGGGCATGAACAAGGGCGATTTCCGTATCCTGCTCACCCGCGACAAGGACAATCGCCTGCTGACTGTCTCCGATAACGGCATTGGCATGACCAAAGAGGAGCTGGAGCAGAACCTGGGCACCATCGCCCACTCTGGTTCTCTGGACTTCAAAAAGGACAACAAGGACGAGAACATCGACATCATCGGTCAGTTCGGCGTGGGCTTCTACTCCGCCTTCATGGTCGCCGACAAGGTCACCGTCATCTCCAAGGCATACGGTGCGGACGAGGCCTGGCAGTGGGAGTCCAGCGGTGCTGATGGCTACGAGCTGACCCCCGCCGAGAAGGACACCGCCGGTACTGACATCATCCTGCACATCAAGGACAGCACCGATACCGACAATTACGAGAACTTCCTCGATGAATACGGCATCGTGGCCATCGTCAAAAAGTACAGCGACTATGTGCGCTATCCCATCCAGATGGAGCGGGAGAAGAGCCGCCAGAAGCCCGAACCCGATCCCAAGCCCGAGGACTACAAGCCGGAGTGGGAGACCTACACCGAGCTTGAGACCCTGAACAGCATGGTGCCCATCTGGAAGAAGCAGAAGAGCGAGGTCACCGACGAGGAATACGCCAGCTTCTACAAGGATAAATTCAACGATTACTCTGACCCCGCCCGCGTCATTGTGAGCCGCACCGAGGGCACCGCCAACTACAACGCCCTGCTGTTCGTGCCCAGCCATCGCCCCTATGATTTCTACACCAAGGAGTATGAGAAGGGTCTGGCTCTGTACGCATCCGGCGTGCTCATTATGGAAAAGTGCGCAGACCTGCTGCCCGATTACTTCAGCTTTGTCAAGGGCATTGTGGACAGCCAGGATCTGAGCCTGAACATCAGCCGTGAGATGCTGCAGAAGGACAACCAGCTCAAGCTGATCCACAACGCACTGGAAAAGAAGATCAAGAACGAGCTGCACTCCATGCTGGTCAACGACCGCGAAAAGTACGAGGCATTCTGGAAGGAGTTCGGCCGCCAGATCAAGTTCGGCGCTTACTCTGATTACGGGATGCACGCTGAGCTGCTGCGCGACCTGCTGCTGTTCTGGTCTGCCAAGGAGCAGAAGATGGTCACCCTGCAGGAGTATGTGGACAAGATGCCTGCCGAGCAGAAGTTCATCTACTTTGCCGCCGGTGACTCCACTGACCGTCTGGCCAAGCTCCCCGCCGCCGAGCTGGTTCTGGACAAGGGCTATGATGTCCTGCTGCTGACCGAGGACGTGGATGAGTTCTGCCTGCAGATCATGCGCAGCTACCCCCGCAAGGATGCCGAGGGCAAGGACGGCACCGTGGAGTTCAAGAACGTCAACAGCGGCGATCTGGGCCTTGAGACCGAGGACGAGAAAAAGGCCGCTGAAGATGCCACCGCCGAGAACAAGCCCCTGTTCGATGCCATGAAGGACGCTCTGGACGGCAAGGTCAAGGAGGTCAAGGTCTCCACCCGCCTGAAGGATCACCCTGTCTGCCTGAGCGCCGACGGCCCCCTGTCCATCGAGATGGAGAAGGTGCTCTCCAAGCAGCCCGGCAGCGAGGGCGTGAAGAGCGACAAGGTGCTGGAACTGAACATCAACCACCCCGTGTTCGCCGTGCTGAAGGCCGCACAGGAGGCCGGTGATACCGACAAGGTCAAGAAATACAGCAGCCTGCTCTATGCACAGGCACAGCTGATCGAGGGCCTGCCCGTGGATGATCCCGCCGCTTACGCCGAGGCCGTTTGCAGCCTGATGAAGTAA
- a CDS encoding sensor histidine kinase: protein MAKESGMGDFPRKQFESVLLHSLRIMDQNREYLQMHLARTGDERTRQALEDMGQESIRLERTLREMMGLLEVEMNDKPSMKPVDLCWILMEAAQIAPEIEKQLGIRLIVDHSPFRRCYVKADAQEAEQLLFHLLSNALRAVSPGGQIKIRLTRDDEDLYLIVEDDGCGLPTGENWMENRRRFLGGVQAGLLLCRRYCAHMGWVLSLTPRGAGSGTRAEVRIPLAGTMFPIEGSVELHTIHPALTTADGLRWQILRELALLSDKME from the coding sequence ATGGCAAAAGAGAGCGGGATGGGGGATTTCCCCCGCAAACAATTTGAGAGCGTGCTGCTGCACTCCCTGCGCATCATGGACCAGAACCGGGAATACCTGCAGATGCATCTGGCCCGGACCGGAGACGAAAGGACCCGGCAGGCGCTGGAGGATATGGGGCAGGAGAGCATCCGCCTGGAGCGCACCCTGCGGGAAATGATGGGTCTGCTGGAAGTGGAGATGAACGACAAGCCGTCCATGAAGCCGGTAGACCTGTGCTGGATCCTGATGGAGGCCGCCCAGATAGCCCCGGAGATCGAGAAGCAGCTGGGCATCCGGCTGATCGTGGATCACAGCCCGTTCCGGCGCTGCTATGTCAAGGCAGATGCTCAGGAGGCCGAGCAGCTGCTGTTTCATCTGCTTTCCAACGCCCTGCGGGCCGTAAGCCCCGGCGGGCAGATCAAGATCCGGCTCACCCGGGACGACGAGGATCTGTACCTGATCGTGGAGGACGACGGCTGCGGCCTGCCCACCGGTGAAAACTGGATGGAGAACCGCCGCCGCTTCCTGGGCGGTGTGCAGGCAGGGCTGCTGCTCTGCCGCCGCTACTGCGCCCACATGGGGTGGGTGCTTTCCCTCACGCCGCGCGGTGCCGGAAGCGGCACCCGGGCGGAGGTGCGCATCCCGCTGGCCGGAACGATGTTTCCCATTGAGGGCAGCGTGGAACTGCACACCATCCATCCGGCACTCACCACAGCGGATGGCCTGCGCTGGCAGATCCTGCGGGAGCTTGCTCTGTTGTCCGATAAAATGGAATGA
- a CDS encoding response regulator, which produces MTERLVSKLHVALLSYDEREIRVRKNYLEEQNPAICCVCFHSGEELLRELRQQRSVDIVVLSSQLEDMDGYEFLKRLNSLHNRPLLLLQGDDWYSDATASFLRPDGRQYLPERSSLLDLLLDLRSSTDIGIFWVLPFCKQLYAEWGIQQPDVNCEYLTTALQVVCGTERKLAVRKEILQTVAEEHHTTVAAVDCGMRRLIDGVEKYNTEAWQKFKQDYGLMGHSVTLGKLIYAGRQKLIDSGTQGRKAGR; this is translated from the coding sequence TTGACGGAACGACTCGTTTCAAAGCTGCATGTCGCGCTTTTGAGCTACGACGAGCGGGAGATCCGCGTCCGGAAAAATTATCTGGAGGAGCAGAATCCGGCGATCTGCTGTGTCTGCTTCCACAGCGGCGAGGAGCTGCTGCGGGAGCTGCGCCAGCAGCGCAGTGTGGATATCGTGGTGCTTTCGAGCCAGCTGGAGGATATGGATGGGTATGAGTTCCTCAAGCGGCTCAACAGCCTGCATAACCGCCCGCTGCTGCTGTTGCAGGGGGATGACTGGTACAGCGATGCCACGGCATCGTTCCTGCGGCCGGACGGCAGGCAGTACCTGCCGGAGCGCAGCAGCCTGCTGGATCTGCTGCTGGATCTGCGCAGCTCCACGGACATCGGCATCTTCTGGGTGCTGCCGTTCTGCAAGCAGCTTTATGCGGAGTGGGGCATCCAGCAGCCGGATGTGAACTGTGAATATCTGACCACTGCGCTGCAGGTCGTCTGCGGCACAGAGCGGAAGCTGGCCGTGCGCAAGGAGATCCTGCAGACTGTGGCCGAGGAACACCACACCACAGTGGCCGCTGTGGACTGCGGGATGCGCCGCCTGATCGACGGGGTGGAAAAATACAACACCGAAGCCTGGCAGAAATTCAAGCAGGATTACGGCCTGATGGGGCATAGCGTTACCCTGGGCAAGCTGATCTATGCGGGCCGCCAGAAATTGATCGACAGCGGAACGCAGGGACGGAAGGCCGGACGATGA
- a CDS encoding HD domain-containing protein yields the protein MQLSQTERERLSAILEQYDHHPKVQEMREFIQHGDVTTYQHCKNVVVVSCWINHRFHLGADETTLAVGAFLHDFYLYDWHKQGSFHGLRHLFEMHGFSHPGSACVNAQRVFGITKKEQNVIASHMWPLTFRHIPTCREAVIVCLADKYCAIVESMFRRTRVGADEEEW from the coding sequence ATGCAGCTTTCACAAACGGAACGGGAGCGCCTGTCCGCTATTCTGGAACAGTACGACCATCACCCCAAGGTGCAGGAAATGCGTGAGTTTATCCAGCACGGTGATGTGACCACCTACCAGCACTGCAAGAATGTGGTCGTGGTCAGCTGCTGGATCAACCACCGCTTCCATCTGGGAGCCGATGAGACCACGCTGGCCGTGGGGGCCTTCCTCCATGATTTCTACCTCTATGACTGGCACAAGCAGGGCTCCTTCCACGGCCTGCGGCATCTGTTTGAGATGCACGGCTTTTCCCACCCGGGGTCTGCCTGTGTGAACGCACAGCGGGTGTTCGGCATTACCAAAAAGGAGCAGAACGTCATTGCCAGCCACATGTGGCCCCTGACTTTCCGTCATATCCCGACCTGCCGGGAGGCGGTCATCGTCTGTCTGGCGGATAAATACTGCGCCATTGTGGAGAGCATGTTCCGCCGCACAAGGGTGGGCGCTGACGAAGAAGAGTGGTAA
- a CDS encoding acyl-CoA dehydratase activase, which produces MRVGLDIGSTTIKCAVLDEHDALIYSTYERHYSHILEKAQELLRRIDAEHLHGNKALLSISGSAGMGLADSCGVPFVQEVFSTRVAVKRFVPATDCVIELGGEDAKILFLTNGTEVRMNGSCAGGTGAFIDQMATLLKMSADEMNKAAEKAERTYTIASRCGVFAKSDVQPLINQGARTEDIAASIYKAVVNQTIAGLAQGRPIKGNILYLGGPLTFSSVLRKSFDEALGVTGTCPENSLLYVALGAALYADKEFDLSAVADALDQYAATATYASEPPLFANKQEYEEFHARHMSHRVPHVPFSAQCGPVHIGIDSGSTTVKLVVVDEKSQILYTNYQPNLGNPLPLIREQLIKIYREHPGLQVASVTTTGYGEELVKNAFRCDYGLVETVAHFTAAKYFMPDVDFIIDIGGQDMKCFKIEDGAISNIFLNEACSSGCGSFLQTFAQALGYDVKKFAALGLFADRPVDLGSRCTVFMNSSVKQAQKDGASIENISAGLSISVVKNALYKVIRASSPEELGRRIVVQGGTFYNEAVLRAFEKEMGVEVIRPDIAGLMGAYGAALFGLRQSHKNHQETSRMMNLAELEAFDQKVVSVKCGGCGNHCQLTINTFADGRKFISGNRCDKPVTGKSEDDSLNLYAYKQQLLAGYKPVPGKRGSIGIPLCLNMYELLPFWHTFWTRLGFAVHTSPVSSRGLYLAGQATIPSDTACFPAKLSHGHIKALSQMHLDAIFYPCLTYNFDEGLGDNHYNCPVVAYYPEVLAGNCPELEGQKFIYDYVGIHRPKDFVRKMAKEVLPKYFGGISEKEVQAAADAAYAEHEAHMAQIRVKGSEIIDEARRQGKRIIVLAGRPYHVDPEINHGIDHLITRHGAAVVTEDSISNRVEKFPTSVLNQWTYHSRLYAAAKYCTTQKDMDLVQLVSFGCGVDAITTDETREILQAGSKLYTQLKIDEITNLGAVNIRLRSLFAALEERDEAAEEKAAPKAEA; this is translated from the coding sequence GTGAGAGTAGGTCTTGACATCGGAAGCACCACCATCAAGTGCGCGGTGCTGGACGAACATGATGCGCTGATTTATTCAACATACGAGCGTCATTACAGCCATATTCTGGAAAAGGCGCAGGAGCTGCTGCGCCGCATTGATGCAGAGCACCTGCACGGAAACAAGGCTCTGCTGAGCATCTCCGGTTCTGCCGGTATGGGCCTGGCCGACAGCTGCGGCGTGCCCTTTGTGCAGGAGGTGTTCTCCACCCGTGTGGCAGTCAAGCGGTTTGTGCCCGCCACCGACTGTGTGATCGAGCTGGGCGGCGAGGATGCAAAGATCCTGTTCCTGACCAACGGCACCGAGGTCCGCATGAACGGCAGCTGCGCCGGCGGCACCGGTGCCTTTATTGACCAGATGGCCACCCTGCTGAAGATGAGTGCCGACGAGATGAACAAGGCCGCGGAAAAGGCCGAGCGCACCTATACCATCGCGTCCCGCTGCGGCGTGTTTGCCAAAAGCGACGTGCAGCCCCTCATCAATCAGGGCGCGCGCACGGAGGATATCGCCGCCAGCATCTACAAGGCGGTGGTCAACCAGACCATTGCCGGTCTGGCACAGGGCCGCCCCATCAAGGGCAATATCCTGTATCTGGGCGGGCCGCTGACCTTCAGCAGCGTGCTGCGCAAGAGCTTTGATGAGGCGCTGGGGGTCACCGGAACCTGCCCCGAGAACAGCCTGCTCTATGTGGCGCTGGGTGCCGCCCTCTATGCGGACAAGGAGTTCGACCTCTCCGCAGTGGCCGACGCGCTGGACCAGTACGCCGCCACCGCTACTTATGCCAGTGAGCCTCCGCTCTTTGCCAACAAGCAGGAGTACGAGGAATTCCATGCCCGGCACATGTCCCACAGAGTGCCTCATGTGCCTTTCAGCGCCCAGTGCGGCCCGGTGCATATCGGCATCGACTCCGGCTCCACCACCGTCAAGCTGGTGGTGGTGGACGAGAAGAGCCAGATCCTGTACACCAATTACCAGCCCAACCTTGGCAACCCGCTGCCCCTGATCCGGGAACAGCTGATCAAGATCTACCGGGAGCACCCCGGCCTGCAGGTGGCCAGCGTGACCACCACTGGCTACGGCGAGGAACTGGTCAAGAACGCCTTCCGCTGTGATTATGGCCTGGTGGAAACGGTGGCTCATTTCACCGCCGCCAAATACTTTATGCCCGATGTAGATTTCATCATCGATATCGGCGGTCAGGACATGAAGTGCTTCAAGATCGAGGATGGTGCCATCAGCAACATCTTCCTGAACGAGGCCTGCTCCTCCGGCTGCGGCAGCTTTTTGCAGACCTTTGCTCAGGCATTGGGCTATGATGTCAAGAAGTTCGCCGCTCTCGGCCTGTTCGCAGACCGCCCCGTGGATCTGGGCAGCCGCTGTACCGTGTTTATGAACAGCTCGGTCAAGCAGGCCCAGAAGGACGGTGCTTCCATCGAGAATATTTCCGCCGGTCTGTCCATCAGTGTGGTCAAGAACGCGCTGTACAAGGTCATCCGCGCATCCAGCCCTGAGGAGCTGGGCCGCAGGATCGTGGTGCAGGGCGGTACTTTCTACAATGAAGCTGTTCTCCGCGCCTTTGAAAAAGAGATGGGCGTGGAGGTTATCCGCCCCGACATCGCGGGCCTGATGGGTGCCTATGGCGCGGCCCTGTTCGGCCTGCGCCAGAGCCATAAGAACCATCAGGAAACTTCCAGGATGATGAATCTGGCCGAGCTGGAAGCCTTCGACCAGAAGGTAGTCAGCGTCAAGTGCGGCGGCTGCGGCAACCACTGCCAGCTCACCATCAACACCTTTGCCGATGGCCGCAAGTTCATCTCCGGCAACCGCTGCGATAAGCCCGTGACCGGTAAGAGCGAGGACGACAGCCTGAATCTGTACGCCTACAAGCAGCAGCTGCTGGCCGGTTACAAGCCCGTGCCCGGCAAGCGCGGCTCCATTGGCATCCCGCTCTGCCTGAATATGTACGAGCTGCTGCCCTTCTGGCACACCTTCTGGACCAGACTTGGCTTTGCCGTGCACACCAGCCCGGTGTCCAGCCGGGGGCTGTATCTGGCCGGTCAGGCCACCATCCCCAGCGATACCGCCTGCTTCCCGGCCAAGCTGAGCCACGGCCACATCAAGGCCCTGAGCCAGATGCACCTGGATGCCATCTTCTACCCCTGCCTGACCTACAACTTTGACGAAGGTCTGGGCGACAACCACTATAACTGCCCGGTGGTGGCCTATTACCCTGAAGTTCTGGCAGGCAACTGCCCCGAGCTGGAGGGCCAGAAGTTTATCTATGACTATGTGGGCATCCACCGCCCCAAGGACTTTGTCCGCAAGATGGCAAAGGAAGTCCTGCCCAAATACTTCGGCGGCATTTCCGAAAAGGAAGTGCAGGCCGCTGCCGATGCTGCCTACGCCGAGCACGAGGCCCACATGGCCCAGATCCGGGTCAAGGGCAGCGAGATCATTGATGAGGCACGCCGTCAGGGCAAGCGCATCATCGTGCTGGCTGGCCGCCCCTACCACGTTGACCCTGAGATCAACCATGGCATCGACCACCTCATCACCCGCCACGGCGCGGCTGTTGTCACCGAGGACAGCATCTCCAACCGGGTGGAAAAGTTCCCCACCAGTGTGCTGAACCAGTGGACCTACCACAGCCGCCTGTATGCGGCGGCCAAGTACTGCACCACCCAGAAGGATATGGATCTGGTGCAGCTGGTCTCCTTTGGCTGCGGCGTGGATGCCATTACTACCGATGAGACCCGCGAGATCCTGCAGGCAGGCAGCAAGCTCTACACCCAGCTCAAGATCGATGAGATCACCAATCTGGGTGCGGTCAACATCCGTCTGCGCAGCCTGTTCGCCGCTCTGGAAGAGCGCGATGAGGCGGCAGAGGAAAAGGCCGCCCCCAAGGCAGAAGCCTGA
- a CDS encoding ABC transporter ATP-binding protein/permease, with protein sequence MLQLKKIRKEYKTGDLVQTALNDVSLNLRDSEFVAILGPSGSGKTTLLNIIGGLDRYDSGDLVINGISTKKYTDRDWDSYRNHTIGFVFQSYNLIPHQTVLANVELALTISGISGAERKHRATEALQKVGLGNQLHKHPSEMSGGQMQRVAIARALVNNPDILLADEPTGALDSETSIQVMELLKEVAKDRLVVMVTHNPELAQQYATRIVNLKDGVIRSDTAPYEPDTTQLAPAVHKNMGHSSMSWWTSLTLSFNNLWTKKTRTLLTAFAGSIGIIGIALIISLSTGVNQYIADMERDTLSEYPVQILRSGMDLTSLLSADLPGQPAAPDLGEGMVPVRQLVTQMVSGITSNDLKSLKAYLESDACSIGESVSSVEYSYNVQPQIYRQDPDGSIRQVNPDSSLSALGISSTSSTNNMMASMMNTSVFYQLPASDALYHSQYEVKAGRWPESYNECVAVLGADGSITDYALYALGLRDNAELDKMIQQFAQNQNVDVPEDFKTYRYSDFLGRTFKLVNAADRYQYDDAHSTWVDKSDDKAFLQELVANSETMTIVGVVQPRENASAAMLSSGIAYPASLTRHVMDTAAQSRLVQDQLADPQTNVLNGEPFGTEQTTAVDMASLFSIDTDQLESAFQFDPGKLDLDLSGAFDLSDGSVDFSSLIDPDSFQFDLAETPGIDMSALTDVFANMDISIPADKMQQLAQKVMTGYKDYIIGNGILGLDKIGFDQYLASDQFQQLMKDSMGSLIDTAALQEQFTAAMQQVMGSVMSNFSEQIAAELQTQLGAAMEQAMGQISTNLQSQMTERFSSLGSQMESALKIDADAFRNAIQFNMTEDDLAELMKSKMMSTSATYESNLQAFGYASEDDPSQINIYPLDFEQKAKVLNVLDSYNAAMREQGAEDKVIQYTDVVGTLMTSVTRIINMISNMLVAFVSISLVVSSIMIGIITYISVLERRKEIGILRAIGASKRNISEVFNAETFIIGLCSGLMGIGLSRLLLIPGNMLIQKIAVGTSVVAVLPWKAAVVLVALATVLTILGGFIPAKTASRSDPVKALRAE encoded by the coding sequence ATGCTTCAACTGAAAAAGATCCGCAAGGAATACAAAACCGGTGACCTAGTACAGACCGCACTGAATGATGTCAGCCTGAACCTGCGCGACAGCGAATTCGTCGCCATCCTGGGCCCCTCCGGCTCCGGTAAGACCACCCTGCTGAACATCATCGGCGGCCTGGATCGGTACGACAGCGGTGACCTTGTCATCAACGGGATCTCCACCAAAAAGTACACCGACCGCGATTGGGACTCCTACCGCAACCACACCATCGGCTTTGTGTTCCAGAGCTACAACCTGATCCCCCATCAGACCGTTCTGGCCAACGTGGAGCTGGCTCTGACCATTTCCGGCATCTCGGGCGCAGAGCGCAAGCACCGCGCCACCGAGGCACTGCAGAAGGTGGGGCTGGGCAATCAGCTGCACAAGCACCCCAGCGAAATGTCCGGCGGCCAGATGCAGCGCGTTGCCATTGCCCGTGCGCTGGTCAACAACCCGGATATCCTGCTGGCGGACGAGCCCACCGGCGCGCTGGACAGCGAGACCAGCATCCAGGTCATGGAGCTGCTCAAGGAGGTGGCAAAGGACCGGCTGGTGGTCATGGTCACCCACAACCCGGAGCTGGCCCAGCAGTACGCCACCCGCATCGTGAACCTGAAGGATGGTGTCATCCGCTCCGACACCGCCCCCTACGAGCCCGACACCACTCAGCTTGCCCCTGCCGTTCACAAGAACATGGGCCACTCCTCCATGTCGTGGTGGACCTCGCTGACCCTGAGCTTCAACAACCTCTGGACCAAAAAGACCCGCACCCTGCTCACGGCCTTTGCAGGCTCTATCGGCATCATCGGCATTGCGCTGATCATTTCCCTGTCCACCGGTGTCAACCAGTATATCGCTGATATGGAGCGGGACACCCTTTCCGAGTACCCGGTGCAGATCCTGCGCAGCGGCATGGATCTGACCAGCCTGCTGTCTGCTGACCTGCCCGGCCAGCCCGCCGCCCCCGACCTCGGCGAGGGGATGGTGCCGGTGCGCCAGCTCGTGACCCAGATGGTTTCCGGCATCACCTCCAACGACCTGAAGAGCCTGAAAGCCTACCTCGAGAGCGATGCCTGCAGCATCGGGGAGAGCGTTTCCTCGGTGGAGTATTCCTATAATGTCCAGCCTCAGATCTACCGCCAGGACCCGGACGGCAGCATCCGGCAGGTGAACCCGGATTCCTCCCTTTCCGCTCTGGGCATCAGCTCCACCAGCTCGACCAATAACATGATGGCCAGCATGATGAACACCAGCGTGTTCTACCAGCTGCCCGCCAGCGATGCCCTGTATCATTCCCAGTACGAGGTCAAGGCAGGCCGCTGGCCCGAAAGCTACAACGAGTGTGTTGCCGTGCTGGGTGCGGATGGTTCCATCACCGATTATGCCCTCTACGCGCTGGGCCTGCGTGACAACGCCGAGCTGGACAAGATGATCCAGCAGTTCGCCCAGAACCAGAATGTGGATGTGCCCGAGGATTTCAAGACCTATCGGTACAGCGATTTTCTGGGCCGCACCTTCAAGCTGGTCAACGCGGCCGACCGCTACCAGTACGACGATGCCCACAGCACCTGGGTGGATAAATCGGACGACAAGGCCTTCCTGCAGGAGCTTGTGGCCAACAGCGAGACCATGACCATCGTGGGCGTGGTGCAGCCCAGGGAGAACGCCTCCGCCGCCATGCTGTCCTCCGGCATCGCCTATCCCGCCTCCCTGACCCGGCACGTCATGGACACCGCCGCCCAGAGCAGGCTGGTGCAGGATCAGCTCGCCGACCCGCAGACCAATGTGCTGAATGGCGAACCCTTCGGCACCGAGCAGACCACTGCCGTGGACATGGCCTCCCTCTTTTCCATTGACACCGACCAGCTCGAGAGCGCCTTCCAGTTCGACCCCGGCAAGTTGGATCTTGACCTGAGCGGCGCGTTCGACCTGAGTGACGGTTCCGTAGATTTTTCCTCCCTCATTGACCCGGACAGCTTCCAATTTGATCTGGCCGAAACGCCCGGCATCGACATGAGCGCCCTGACGGACGTGTTCGCCAACATGGACATTTCCATCCCCGCCGACAAAATGCAGCAGCTGGCCCAGAAGGTGATGACCGGCTACAAGGATTACATCATCGGCAACGGCATTCTGGGGCTGGACAAGATCGGTTTTGACCAGTATCTCGCCAGTGACCAGTTCCAGCAGCTGATGAAGGATTCCATGGGCAGCCTCATCGATACCGCTGCCCTGCAGGAGCAGTTTACTGCCGCCATGCAGCAGGTCATGGGCAGCGTGATGTCAAACTTCTCGGAACAGATCGCCGCCGAATTACAGACCCAGCTGGGCGCTGCCATGGAGCAGGCCATGGGCCAGATCAGCACAAACCTGCAGAGTCAGATGACCGAGCGCTTCTCCTCTCTTGGCAGCCAGATGGAAAGTGCGCTGAAGATCGACGCAGATGCGTTCCGGAATGCCATCCAATTCAACATGACCGAGGACGATCTGGCGGAGCTGATGAAGTCGAAAATGATGTCCACCAGCGCCACCTATGAAAGCAACCTGCAGGCCTTTGGTTATGCCAGCGAGGACGACCCCAGCCAGATCAACATCTATCCGCTGGACTTCGAGCAAAAGGCGAAGGTCCTCAATGTGCTGGACAGCTACAATGCCGCCATGCGTGAGCAGGGCGCGGAAGACAAGGTGATCCAGTACACCGATGTGGTGGGCACCCTGATGACCTCCGTGACCAGGATCATCAACATGATCTCCAACATGCTGGTGGCCTTTGTCTCCATCTCGCTGGTGGTCTCCTCCATTATGATCGGCATCATCACCTATATCAGCGTGCTGGAGCGCCGCAAGGAGATCGGCATCCTGCGTGCCATCGGTGCTTCCAAGCGGAACATCTCCGAGGTGTTCAACGCCGAGACCTTCATCATCGGCCTGTGCTCGGGCCTCATGGGCATCGGCCTCAGCAGACTGCTGCTCATTCCGGGCAACATGCTCATCCAGAAGATCGCCGTCGGCACCAGCGTAGTGGCCGTTCTGCCCTGGAAGGCCGCTGTGGTGCTGGTTGCGCTGGCAACTGTGCTGACCATTCTGGGCGGCTTTATCCCCGCCAAAACCGCCTCCCGCTCTGACCCTGTCAAGGCTCTGAGAGCAGAATAA